Proteins encoded by one window of Clostridium perfringens:
- a CDS encoding TIM barrel protein, giving the protein MEKLLFGISGLPIGEEGQKFNYATGIEYLKKIGLEAMELPFVRSVNVTAKNRDKIIEAKEKNDFYLSAHGSYFINLNAEEEEKKEKSIERILKGAEALKSVGGRSLVFHPGFYLKASKEEALEEIKKNLKKLPYEGVDYRLETTGKGTQFGNLQELVDICKEVPSCKLCIDFSHIHARGIGALKEYKDFAEILEYIKDNLGNEALEDLHIHMSGIHYTDKGERNHLPFLESDFNFIECLRALKDYKVKGCIICESPLLEKDALLLKETYEKL; this is encoded by the coding sequence ATGGAAAAACTTTTATTTGGAATTTCAGGTTTACCAATAGGAGAAGAGGGCCAGAAATTCAATTATGCAACAGGAATTGAATACTTAAAAAAAATAGGACTAGAAGCTATGGAGCTTCCTTTTGTTAGATCCGTTAATGTTACAGCTAAAAACAGAGATAAAATAATAGAAGCTAAAGAAAAAAATGATTTTTATCTTTCAGCTCATGGTTCTTATTTTATAAATTTAAATGCTGAAGAAGAGGAAAAGAAAGAAAAATCTATTGAAAGAATACTTAAAGGTGCTGAAGCATTAAAAAGTGTTGGAGGTAGAAGCTTAGTATTCCATCCAGGATTTTATTTAAAAGCCTCAAAAGAAGAAGCTTTAGAGGAAATAAAGAAAAACTTAAAGAAACTACCTTATGAAGGTGTAGATTATAGATTAGAAACTACAGGTAAGGGAACTCAATTCGGAAACCTACAAGAATTAGTTGATATATGTAAAGAAGTGCCATCTTGCAAATTATGTATTGATTTTTCTCATATACATGCTAGAGGAATTGGTGCTTTAAAAGAATATAAAGATTTTGCAGAAATTTTAGAATATATAAAAGATAATTTAGGAAATGAAGCCCTAGAAGATTTACATATTCATATGTCTGGAATTCACTACACAGATAAAGGTGAGAGAAACCACTTACCTTTTTTAGAAAGTGATTTTAACTTTATTGAATGCTTAAGGGCACTTAAGGATTATAAAGTAAAGGGATGTATAATATGTGAAAGTCCTCTTTTAGAAAAAGATGCCTTATTACTAAAAGAAACTTATGAAAAATTATAA
- a CDS encoding pseudouridine synthase yields MEERLQKYMARCGVASRRKCEEIICSGKVKVNDIVVDSLGTKVDPSVDVVSVNNKVIRPEENKVYIMLNKPEGYVTTNKDEKNRKTILDIVKVNERIYPIGRLDYDSSGLLLLTNDGDVYNKIIHPRVNLNKEYIALVKGIFTEEEMNKFRKGVDIGDYKTAECEIELLEKYTNSCKVKIIIHEGKNRQIRRMCAAFNHEVVSLKREAIGSLNLKNLKKGEWRYLSSSEENYIKSL; encoded by the coding sequence ATGGAAGAAAGATTGCAAAAATACATGGCAAGGTGTGGAGTAGCATCAAGAAGAAAATGTGAAGAAATAATTTGCAGTGGAAAAGTAAAGGTTAATGACATTGTTGTTGACTCCCTTGGGACTAAGGTTGATCCATCAGTAGATGTTGTTAGCGTTAATAATAAAGTAATACGTCCTGAGGAAAATAAAGTATATATAATGTTAAATAAGCCTGAAGGATATGTTACAACAAATAAAGATGAAAAAAATAGAAAGACCATATTAGATATAGTAAAGGTGAATGAGAGAATATATCCTATAGGACGTCTTGACTATGACAGTTCAGGTTTACTTTTATTAACTAATGATGGAGATGTATACAATAAGATAATACATCCAAGAGTTAATTTAAATAAAGAATATATTGCCTTAGTAAAAGGAATTTTTACAGAGGAAGAAATGAATAAATTTAGAAAAGGCGTAGATATAGGAGACTATAAAACAGCAGAATGTGAAATAGAATTACTAGAAAAATACACAAATAGCTGTAAAGTTAAAATAATCATTCATGAAGGCAAAAATAGACAGATAAGAAGAATGTGTGCTGCCTTTAATCATGAAGTTGTTTCTTTAAAGAGAGAAGCTATTGGAAGCTTAAATTTAAAGAATTTAAAGAAAGGAGAATGGAGATATTTAAGTAGTTCAGAAGAGAATTATATAAAATCTCTATAG
- a CDS encoding acetyl-CoA carboxylase biotin carboxylase subunit, whose amino-acid sequence MFKKILIANRGEIAVRIIRACRELGILTVAVYSEIDKDALHVQLADEAVCIGPWNSKESYLNIQNILSACVLTGAEAIHPGFGFLSENPRFAKMCEECNIEFIGPNWRAIELMGNKAMAREIMKKADVPVVPGYEGEIESPEFALKIAKKIGFPVIVKASSGGGGKGIRIVYKEEDFISNYNTAKSEAQANFGDDKIYIERFVENPKHIEVQLLCDKHGNALHLFERDCSAQRKNQKVLEEAPSSILSDEQRDKLGKIAVKAAKAVNYSNVGTIEFLLDKNGEFYFMEMNTRIQVEHPITEMIIGVDLVKEQIKVAFGKELEITQDDLKINGHSIECRINAEDPSKNFMPCPGLIKEINFPGGFGVRLDTAIYSGYKIPHCYDSMIGKLIVHGKDREEAISKMKRALDEFAIDGITTNIDYHFLILDHEDFKNGTYNTSFLSEKLVNKYD is encoded by the coding sequence ATGTTTAAAAAGATATTAATAGCAAATAGAGGTGAAATAGCTGTTAGAATAATACGTGCTTGTAGAGAATTAGGAATTCTTACTGTAGCTGTTTATTCTGAAATAGACAAAGATGCATTACATGTGCAGTTAGCTGATGAAGCAGTTTGTATAGGTCCATGGAATTCTAAAGAAAGTTACTTAAATATTCAAAATATATTAAGTGCTTGTGTTCTAACTGGGGCTGAAGCTATTCATCCTGGATTTGGTTTTTTATCTGAGAATCCAAGATTTGCTAAGATGTGTGAAGAGTGTAATATTGAGTTTATTGGCCCTAATTGGAGAGCTATAGAACTTATGGGAAACAAAGCTATGGCAAGAGAAATAATGAAAAAGGCTGATGTTCCTGTTGTACCTGGATATGAAGGTGAAATTGAAAGTCCAGAGTTTGCTTTAAAGATAGCTAAAAAAATAGGATTCCCTGTAATAGTAAAGGCATCCTCAGGTGGCGGTGGAAAAGGAATAAGAATAGTTTATAAAGAAGAAGATTTTATTTCAAATTACAACACAGCTAAATCAGAGGCTCAAGCAAATTTTGGTGATGATAAAATTTACATTGAGAGATTTGTTGAAAATCCTAAACATATAGAAGTACAATTATTATGCGATAAGCATGGAAATGCCCTTCACCTTTTTGAGCGAGATTGTTCAGCTCAAAGAAAAAATCAAAAAGTTTTAGAAGAAGCTCCTTCATCAATTTTAAGTGATGAACAAAGGGATAAACTTGGTAAGATTGCAGTTAAAGCAGCTAAAGCTGTAAACTATAGCAATGTTGGAACAATTGAATTTTTATTAGATAAAAATGGTGAATTTTATTTTATGGAAATGAACACAAGAATACAAGTTGAACATCCTATAACTGAAATGATAATAGGTGTTGATCTTGTTAAGGAACAAATAAAAGTTGCATTTGGTAAGGAGTTAGAAATAACTCAAGATGATTTAAAGATAAATGGTCATTCCATAGAATGCAGAATAAATGCTGAAGATCCAAGCAAAAACTTTATGCCATGCCCTGGTTTAATAAAGGAAATTAATTTCCCAGGAGGATTTGGAGTTCGTTTAGATACAGCAATTTATTCTGGATATAAGATACCCCATTGTTATGATTCAATGATTGGTAAGCTAATAGTTCATGGTAAAGATAGAGAAGAGGCAATTTCTAAAATGAAAAGGGCTTTAGATGAATTTGCTATTGATGGTATAACAACTAACATAGACTATCACTTTTTAATATTGGATCATGAAGATTTTAAAAATGGTACTTATAATACTTCATTTTTATCTGAAAAGTTGGTGAATAAGTATGATTAA
- a CDS encoding tRNA (mnm(5)s(2)U34)-methyltransferase — MFKYVSDVSNIYHNIITSFIENKNIAIDATLGNGHDCDFLSELFKKVYAFDIQEEAVNSYKSKNKENIEVILDSHENFETYIKEENVDCIVYNLGYLPGNNKEVTTVAHSTLKSIEIGLDLLGDNGLMIIALYSGHEEGKKEKDAVLQFTSKLPKNKYGVLHTEFTNRAKSAPSLVVIEKKFK, encoded by the coding sequence ATGTTTAAATATGTATCTGATGTAAGTAATATATATCATAATATAATAACTTCTTTCATAGAAAATAAAAATATAGCAATAGATGCTACCTTAGGAAATGGTCATGATTGCGATTTTTTAAGTGAACTATTTAAAAAGGTATATGCCTTTGATATACAAGAAGAGGCAGTAAATTCATATAAATCAAAGAATAAAGAAAATATTGAAGTTATTTTAGATTCGCATGAAAACTTTGAAACTTATATAAAAGAAGAAAATGTTGATTGTATAGTTTATAACTTAGGATATCTTCCAGGTAATAATAAAGAAGTAACTACGGTTGCACATAGTACTTTAAAAAGTATAGAAATAGGATTAGATTTATTAGGTGATAATGGGTTAATGATAATAGCCCTTTATAGTGGACATGAGGAAGGTAAAAAAGAGAAAGATGCCGTACTTCAGTTTACAAGTAAATTACCTAAAAATAAATATGGTGTTTTACATACAGAATTTACAAACAGAGCTAAGAGTGCACCTTCTTTAGTTGTTATTGAAAAGAAGTTTAAATAA
- a CDS encoding MurR/RpiR family transcriptional regulator, producing the protein MESQDLMRLIQVKFPKLSKGQKLIAEYILKNYDKAAFMTAAKLGNNVGVSESTVVRFATELGFSGYPKLQKALQELIKNKLTSVQRLELSNDFISEENALKGVLKADIENIRATLEKINHKTFDEVVNEIFKAKRIYIIGLRSSTALAEFLGFYLNLILDNVRVISNGISDTFEQMLNLGEGDLVIGIGFPRYALKTIDALEFAKTRNAKIVSITDSLISPLASQSDHTLIAQSNMASFVDSLVAPLSVINALIIAVGIREKEKITSTFSELEKIWKDYNVYSYNKNNIEP; encoded by the coding sequence ATGGAAAGTCAAGATTTAATGAGATTAATTCAAGTTAAGTTTCCAAAGCTTAGTAAAGGACAAAAGCTTATAGCTGAATATATATTAAAGAATTATGATAAGGCTGCATTTATGACTGCTGCTAAATTAGGAAATAATGTTGGAGTAAGTGAATCTACAGTGGTTAGATTTGCTACAGAACTTGGTTTCTCAGGATATCCAAAGTTACAGAAAGCACTTCAAGAATTAATAAAGAATAAGTTAACATCTGTTCAAAGATTAGAGTTATCTAATGACTTTATAAGTGAAGAAAATGCTTTAAAGGGTGTTTTAAAAGCGGATATAGAAAATATAAGAGCAACATTAGAAAAGATAAATCATAAAACTTTTGATGAAGTGGTAAATGAAATATTCAAAGCTAAAAGAATATATATAATAGGACTTAGAAGTTCTACTGCTCTTGCAGAATTTTTAGGATTTTACTTAAATTTAATATTAGATAATGTAAGAGTAATTTCAAATGGAATAAGCGATACTTTTGAACAAATGCTTAACTTAGGGGAAGGTGACTTAGTTATAGGTATAGGTTTCCCAAGATATGCATTAAAAACAATAGATGCTTTAGAATTTGCTAAAACTAGAAATGCTAAAATAGTTTCTATTACAGATAGCTTAATTTCTCCTTTAGCATCTCAATCTGATCATACACTTATAGCTCAAAGTAATATGGCTTCATTTGTAGATTCATTAGTTGCACCTTTAAGTGTAATAAATGCATTAATCATAGCTGTTGGTATAAGAGAAAAAGAGAAGATAACATCAACATTTAGTGAGTTAGAAAAGATATGGAAAGACTATAATGTTTATTCATATAATAAAAATAATATAGAACCTTAA
- the cmk gene encoding (d)CMP kinase produces the protein MNKLITVAIDGPAGAGKSTIAKIIGEKFNLMYINTGSMYRAVTLKALENNISAEEVDKLLVMIDGMDMHFENDELILNGENINSLITMPNISKNVSAYASIREVRERLVNLMRKMALKYSVIMDGRDIGTVVLKDANFKFFLTASPEERADRRYKELMGKGVEVNYDEILQDIIKRDYLDSNREVDPLRKAEDAIEIDTTGIGIMGVVEKISSYMEK, from the coding sequence ATGAATAAACTAATTACAGTTGCTATTGATGGACCAGCAGGAGCTGGAAAAAGTACTATTGCTAAAATAATAGGAGAAAAATTTAATTTAATGTATATAAACACAGGATCTATGTATAGAGCTGTTACTTTAAAAGCCTTAGAAAATAATATTTCAGCTGAAGAAGTTGATAAATTATTAGTTATGATAGATGGAATGGATATGCATTTTGAAAATGATGAGCTTATATTAAATGGAGAAAATATAAACTCATTAATAACTATGCCTAACATAAGTAAAAATGTTTCAGCTTATGCTTCAATAAGAGAAGTAAGGGAAAGATTAGTTAATCTTATGAGAAAAATGGCCTTAAAATATAGCGTAATAATGGATGGTAGAGACATTGGAACAGTTGTATTAAAAGATGCTAATTTCAAATTTTTCTTAACTGCTAGCCCAGAAGAAAGAGCTGATAGAAGATACAAAGAGCTTATGGGAAAAGGTGTAGAAGTTAATTATGATGAAATATTACAAGATATAATAAAAAGAGATTACCTAGATTCTAATAGAGAAGTAGATCCTCTAAGAAAAGCTGAGGATGCTATTGAAATTGATACTACTGGCATAGGTATAATGGGAGTAGTTGAAAAAATATCTAGCTACATGGAGAAATAA
- the fabZ gene encoding 3-hydroxyacyl-ACP dehydratase FabZ, whose product MMNINEIKEILPHRYPFLLVDKVEEITESKVVAYKNVTINEPFFQGHFPDYPVMPGVLIVEALAQAGAIALLNKEEFKGKTPFFAGIDKVRFKKQVLPGDTLRLEVEIIKLRGSIGFGKATATVDGKIACSGEIMFAIG is encoded by the coding sequence ATGATGAATATAAATGAGATTAAAGAAATACTTCCTCATAGATATCCTTTTTTACTTGTTGATAAAGTAGAAGAGATAACTGAAAGTAAAGTTGTAGCATATAAGAATGTAACAATAAACGAACCTTTTTTTCAAGGACATTTTCCTGATTATCCAGTAATGCCAGGGGTTTTAATAGTAGAGGCCTTAGCTCAGGCAGGTGCTATAGCACTATTAAATAAAGAAGAGTTTAAAGGAAAAACTCCTTTCTTTGCAGGAATAGATAAAGTCAGATTTAAAAAACAAGTTTTACCAGGTGATACTCTAAGACTTGAAGTTGAAATAATAAAACTTAGAGGAAGCATTGGATTTGGTAAAGCTACGGCTACTGTAGATGGAAAAATCGCTTGTTCTGGAGAAATTATGTTTGCAATAGGTTAG
- a CDS encoding PadR family transcriptional regulator: MDRRTRMVAPRNIINAKQLYSFYVLKELSKGHEVFGNKVLEAFRDEFSSAPLPFPVSSSTIYDTLYDLEQKGLVTSYWIGDDFINKRTKKMYRITDEGKEYYKLHVADYVDALRKNKSIIDILIKMLTN; this comes from the coding sequence TTGGATAGAAGAACTCGTATGGTCGCACCAAGAAATATTATAAACGCAAAACAATTATATTCTTTTTATGTACTAAAAGAACTTTCAAAGGGACATGAGGTTTTTGGTAATAAAGTTTTAGAAGCTTTTAGAGATGAATTTTCTAGTGCTCCTCTTCCATTCCCAGTATCATCTAGCACAATTTATGATACACTTTATGACTTAGAGCAAAAAGGCTTAGTTACAAGTTATTGGATAGGGGATGACTTTATAAATAAAAGAACAAAAAAGATGTATAGAATAACAGATGAAGGTAAAGAGTATTATAAACTTCACGTAGCTGATTATGTAGATGCTTTAAGGAAAAACAAGTCAATAATAGATATACTAATAAAAATGCTTACAAACTAA
- the accB gene encoding acetyl-CoA carboxylase biotin carboxyl carrier protein — protein MNLNEIKELIDKIDSSNIAYFEVKVDNSYIKMDKSLTRNLLEEKKASNLEETEKTDISEEKNESISKVEEVKSQPKEEIIQDEDLYLVTSPMVGTFYESPGVGEKSYVSIGSKISSGDVLCIVEAMKLMNEIESEVSGEIVDILVQNGNMVEYGQPLFKVRRA, from the coding sequence ATGAATCTTAATGAGATTAAAGAGCTTATAGATAAAATCGATTCTTCTAATATTGCTTATTTTGAGGTTAAAGTAGATAATTCATATATAAAGATGGATAAATCTCTAACTAGAAATTTATTAGAAGAAAAGAAAGCTTCAAATCTAGAAGAAACAGAAAAAACTGATATATCAGAAGAAAAAAATGAATCAATTTCAAAGGTTGAGGAAGTCAAATCACAGCCTAAAGAAGAGATAATTCAAGATGAAGACTTATACTTAGTTACTTCACCTATGGTAGGTACATTCTATGAATCACCTGGAGTTGGAGAAAAGAGTTATGTTTCTATAGGAAGCAAAATTTCTTCAGGAGATGTTTTATGTATAGTTGAAGCAATGAAACTTATGAATGAAATTGAAAGTGAAGTATCTGGAGAAATTGTTGATATATTAGTTCAAAATGGAAATATGGTTGAATATGGTCAACCCTTATTTAAAGTTAGGAGAGCATAA
- a CDS encoding acetyl-CoA carboxylase carboxyltransferase subunit alpha, which produces MSRELIRTADAWNKVKIARDPNRPNAKFYINEIFDEFIELHGDRNFGDDKAIIGGIALLNNLSFTVIGICKGENTKENIKRNFGMPHPEGYRKALRLMKQAEKFKRPVICFVDTPGAFCGIGAEERGQGQAIAQNLVELMGLKVPVISIVIGEGGSGGALALAVADKVFMLEHSIYSVLSPEGFASILWKDSSRAEEAASVMKITAQDLKSFNIIDKIIKEPRGGAHKNPIKMAQNIKKTILEALGEMKGTDLDTLLNERYNKYRNIENNL; this is translated from the coding sequence ATGAGTAGAGAACTAATAAGAACAGCAGATGCATGGAATAAAGTAAAAATAGCTAGAGATCCTAATCGTCCTAATGCAAAATTTTATATAAATGAAATATTTGATGAATTTATAGAATTACATGGGGATAGAAACTTTGGAGATGATAAAGCAATAATTGGAGGAATAGCTCTTTTAAATAATCTAAGTTTTACTGTTATAGGCATATGCAAGGGTGAAAATACAAAGGAAAATATAAAAAGAAACTTTGGTATGCCTCACCCAGAAGGATATAGAAAAGCATTAAGACTTATGAAACAAGCAGAAAAATTTAAAAGGCCTGTTATTTGCTTTGTAGATACTCCAGGAGCTTTTTGTGGCATAGGTGCAGAAGAGAGAGGACAAGGGCAAGCTATAGCTCAAAACTTAGTTGAACTTATGGGATTAAAGGTTCCTGTAATATCAATAGTTATTGGAGAAGGTGGAAGTGGAGGTGCTTTAGCCTTAGCTGTTGCAGATAAAGTATTTATGCTAGAACACTCTATTTATTCTGTATTATCTCCAGAGGGCTTTGCATCTATATTGTGGAAAGATTCTTCTAGAGCTGAGGAAGCTGCTAGTGTAATGAAAATAACTGCTCAGGATTTAAAAAGCTTTAATATAATAGATAAAATAATAAAAGAACCTAGGGGAGGAGCACATAAAAATCCAATTAAAATGGCTCAAAACATTAAAAAGACAATTTTAGAAGCCTTAGGTGAAATGAAGGGTACTGATTTAGATACCTTATTAAATGAAAGATACAATAAATATAGAAATATAGAAAATAATCTATAA
- a CDS encoding BaiN/RdsA family NAD(P)/FAD-dependent oxidoreductase — translation MAKVIVIGAGPAGMMAAISAAENHEVILLEGNERIGKKLFITGKGRCNVTNAKDISEFFDFIPGNPHFLYSALYTYTNIDVMNFFENAGVKLKVERGSRVFPNSDKSSDIISGLSRGLNEALVDLRLHSKVKDVIFNNNKIEAVILENGSKVKGDYFIITTGGKSYPLTGSTGIGFDLAKKMGHTIVEPKPSLVPIEIEESWVRELQGLSLRNIELKIKNKKNSKVVYSGQGEMLFTHFGISGPLVLSGSRFIKDGEKFEISLDLKPALEEKQLDLRIQKDFKKNLNKDFKNSLDELLPKKLIPVIIELSKIDENKKVNSITKEERRTLLNLLKNLTFTVKGLRDIAEAIVTAGGVSTKEIDPSTMQSKIVDNLYFAGEVIDVDAFTGGYNVQIALSTGYLAGKSI, via the coding sequence TTGGCTAAAGTAATAGTTATAGGCGCCGGTCCAGCAGGGATGATGGCAGCAATATCTGCAGCAGAAAATCATGAAGTTATTCTTTTAGAAGGTAATGAAAGAATAGGAAAAAAGCTATTTATTACTGGTAAAGGTAGATGTAATGTAACAAATGCAAAGGATATAAGTGAATTTTTTGATTTTATACCAGGGAATCCACATTTCTTGTATAGTGCATTATATACTTATACTAATATTGATGTAATGAACTTTTTTGAAAATGCTGGAGTTAAATTAAAGGTAGAAAGAGGATCAAGAGTTTTTCCAAATTCAGATAAATCTTCAGATATAATAAGTGGATTATCAAGAGGATTAAATGAAGCTTTGGTAGACTTAAGATTACATAGTAAAGTTAAAGATGTTATTTTTAATAACAATAAAATAGAAGCTGTTATTTTAGAAAATGGTTCAAAGGTTAAAGGTGACTATTTTATAATAACAACTGGGGGTAAGTCATATCCTCTTACTGGATCAACTGGAATAGGATTTGATTTAGCTAAAAAGATGGGTCACACTATAGTAGAACCAAAACCATCCTTAGTACCTATAGAAATAGAAGAGTCATGGGTTCGTGAATTACAGGGCCTATCTCTTAGAAATATAGAGCTTAAAATAAAGAATAAAAAGAATTCTAAAGTAGTTTATAGTGGGCAGGGAGAGATGCTATTTACTCATTTTGGAATATCAGGACCTCTTGTTTTAAGTGGTAGTAGATTCATAAAAGATGGTGAGAAATTTGAAATTTCTCTAGATTTAAAGCCTGCCTTAGAGGAAAAACAGTTAGATTTAAGGATTCAAAAGGATTTTAAAAAGAATTTAAATAAGGATTTTAAAAATTCTTTAGATGAACTTCTTCCAAAGAAACTTATACCTGTTATCATAGAGTTATCTAAAATAGATGAAAATAAAAAGGTTAACTCTATAACAAAGGAAGAGAGAAGAACATTATTAAATCTATTAAAGAATTTAACTTTTACAGTAAAAGGCTTAAGAGATATAGCAGAAGCTATTGTTACTGCTGGAGGGGTTTCAACTAAAGAAATAGACCCTTCAACAATGCAATCAAAGATTGTAGATAATCTTTACTTTGCAGGGGAAGTTATAGATGTAGATGCCTTTACAGGGGGATATAATGTTCAAATAGCCTTATCAACAGGATATTTAGCAGGAAAATCAATTTAA
- the accD gene encoding acetyl-CoA carboxylase, carboxyltransferase subunit beta, whose product MIKNLLNKRKYITVSSVELNDTELNEDEKPNIPSGMWSKCEKCAKILYTEDLRENFNVCPNCGHHFKLGAYERIKYLTDENTFVEFDKKMVGRNPLDFNGYEEKIKGYQKKSHVIEGVVTGEAYIAQRKVVLCVMDSNFMMGSMGTAVGEKITRAIEYATKNRLPLIIFTCSGGARMQEGIYSLMQMAKVSGAIYRHGRENLLYITVLTNPTTGGVTASFAMEGDIILSEPGCLVGFAGRRVIEGTINEKLPDDFQTAEFLLEKGFIDKIVQRKDLKQVITSLLRMHEVDYE is encoded by the coding sequence ATGATTAAGAATTTATTAAATAAAAGAAAGTATATAACTGTTAGTTCAGTTGAATTAAATGATACTGAATTAAATGAAGATGAAAAACCAAATATACCCTCTGGTATGTGGAGCAAGTGTGAAAAGTGTGCAAAAATCTTATATACTGAAGATTTAAGAGAAAATTTTAATGTGTGTCCTAATTGTGGTCATCATTTTAAATTAGGAGCATATGAAAGAATTAAATATTTAACAGATGAAAATACTTTTGTTGAGTTTGACAAAAAAATGGTTGGAAGAAATCCCTTAGATTTTAATGGATATGAAGAGAAGATTAAAGGATATCAAAAGAAAAGTCATGTTATTGAAGGGGTTGTAACAGGAGAAGCTTATATTGCTCAGAGAAAAGTAGTTCTTTGTGTAATGGATTCTAATTTTATGATGGGAAGTATGGGAACGGCTGTTGGTGAAAAGATTACTAGAGCCATTGAATATGCAACTAAAAATAGACTTCCTTTAATAATATTTACTTGCTCTGGTGGAGCAAGAATGCAAGAGGGAATATATTCTCTTATGCAAATGGCAAAGGTTAGTGGGGCAATTTATAGACATGGTAGAGAGAACTTATTATATATTACAGTATTAACAAATCCTACTACTGGTGGGGTAACTGCTAGCTTTGCCATGGAAGGCGATATCATATTAAGCGAGCCAGGATGTTTAGTTGGTTTTGCAGGTAGAAGAGTAATAGAAGGAACTATTAATGAAAAGTTACCTGATGATTTCCAAACTGCAGAATTTTTATTGGAAAAAGGATTTATAGATAAGATAGTACAAAGAAAAGATTTAAAACAAGTAATAACTTCTCTTTTAAGAATGCATGAGGTGGATTATGAGTAG
- the fabF gene encoding beta-ketoacyl-ACP synthase II: protein MENRVVITGLGAITPIGNNVKEFWTNAKKGVCGIDEITLFDASDYKVKIAGEVKNFKAEDFIDKKEAKRLDRFTHFALAATEEAMKDAKLDLKDENVDPNRVGVIVGSGIGGYGTLEAQFDVLLTKGPNRVSPFAIPSGIINLVAGNIAIKYGAKGVCESLVTACATGVSSIGAAYRSIKHGYSDIVISGGSEASITRAAIAGFTNLKALNTNNDPKRASIPFDKERSGFVMGEGAGILILESLESAQKRGARIYGEIIGYGATCDAYHITSPDPEGDGAKRAIEAAIEEGKINKDEISYINAHGTSTPLNDKFETLAIKGCFGEKAYDIPVSSTKSMTGHLLGAAGAIESVICVKALEEGFIPPTIGYKVPDEDCDLDYVVNEGRELELNYVINNALGFGGHNASLLFKKWD from the coding sequence ATGGAAAACAGAGTTGTTATAACGGGATTGGGAGCAATTACACCAATTGGAAACAATGTAAAGGAGTTTTGGACCAATGCTAAAAAAGGTGTTTGTGGAATTGATGAAATAACTTTATTTGATGCTAGTGATTATAAAGTTAAAATTGCAGGAGAAGTTAAAAACTTTAAAGCAGAGGATTTTATAGATAAAAAGGAAGCTAAGCGTTTAGATAGATTTACTCATTTTGCTCTTGCAGCTACAGAAGAGGCAATGAAGGATGCTAAATTAGACTTAAAGGATGAAAATGTAGATCCAAATAGAGTAGGTGTTATAGTTGGTTCAGGAATAGGTGGATATGGTACCTTAGAAGCACAATTTGATGTTTTATTAACTAAAGGACCAAATAGAGTTTCACCTTTTGCAATTCCATCAGGAATAATAAACTTAGTTGCTGGAAATATTGCTATTAAGTATGGGGCAAAAGGAGTATGTGAATCACTAGTTACTGCCTGCGCTACAGGGGTAAGCTCTATAGGGGCAGCTTATAGAAGTATAAAACATGGATATTCAGATATAGTTATATCAGGTGGATCAGAAGCTTCTATAACTAGAGCTGCCATTGCAGGATTTACTAATCTTAAGGCATTAAATACTAATAATGATCCTAAAAGAGCTTCAATACCTTTCGATAAAGAAAGATCTGGATTCGTTATGGGAGAAGGCGCTGGAATATTAATATTAGAAAGTTTAGAGAGTGCTCAAAAAAGAGGTGCTAGAATCTATGGAGAAATTATAGGATATGGTGCCACTTGTGATGCATATCATATAACTTCACCTGATCCAGAAGGTGATGGAGCTAAGAGAGCTATAGAAGCAGCTATAGAAGAAGGAAAAATAAATAAGGATGAAATTTCATATATAAATGCACATGGAACAAGTACTCCTTTAAATGATAAATTCGAAACTTTAGCTATTAAAGGATGCTTTGGTGAAAAAGCTTATGATATACCAGTTTCATCAACAAAATCAATGACTGGTCATTTATTAGGAGCAGCTGGAGCTATAGAATCAGTAATATGTGTTAAAGCTTTAGAAGAAGGATTTATTCCACCAACAATAGGATATAAAGTTCCTGATGAAGATTGTGATTTAGATTATGTTGTAAATGAAGGTAGAGAATTAGAATTAAATTATGTAATCAATAACGCATTAGGTTTTGGTGGTCATAACGCATCATTATTATTTAAAAAGTGGGATTAG